From one [Ruminococcus] lactaris ATCC 29176 genomic stretch:
- a CDS encoding B12-binding domain-containing radical SAM protein, with translation MKVLLAAVNAKYIHSNLAVYCLRAYAKERYPESEIAIAEYTINQPFDEILTDLYRRNPDVLCLSCYLWNITEVGQILRETAKILPKTAIWLGGPEVSYNAREVLENYPMVQGIMKGEGEESFTELVAYYGKLKESKQLRDIEGLMFRDENGEIIETENRPILDLSTVPFVYEHIEDFQNRIIYYESSRGCPFSCSYCLSSIDKCLRFRKIELVKKELQFFIDHEVPQVKFVDRTFNCKHDHAMAIWKYITEHDKGITNFHFEVAADLLNEEEIELIRRMRPGLIQLEIGIQSANPETIREIHRTMDLKKVRAKVERIREKGNVHQHLDLIAGLPYENYESFGHSFNEVYAMHPDQLQLGFLKVLHGSFMYDNAEAYGLVWQDRPPYEVLFTDWLPYGDVIRLKKVEEMVEVHYNSGQFANTMEHLVKEFPSPFDLYVELGEYYEKNGLFGINHSRLARYENLWQFIRTQIPDRADSYREWLTLDLYLRENVKNRPAFAGENQVTKEEMTAFYREETETHRYLKEYDGFDARQLRKMTHLEKIDGKYLLFDYRNRSRLSQNAATYEVCFSNE, from the coding sequence GTGAAAGTTTTACTTGCTGCAGTCAATGCAAAATATATTCATTCCAATTTAGCGGTATACTGTCTGAGAGCTTATGCAAAAGAAAGGTATCCTGAAAGTGAGATTGCCATTGCGGAATATACGATCAATCAGCCGTTTGATGAGATCCTGACGGATCTTTACCGGAGAAACCCGGATGTACTCTGCCTGTCCTGTTATCTGTGGAATATAACGGAGGTGGGACAGATCCTCCGGGAGACCGCAAAGATCCTTCCGAAGACTGCCATCTGGCTGGGAGGCCCGGAAGTCTCCTACAATGCCAGGGAGGTGCTGGAAAACTATCCGATGGTGCAGGGGATCATGAAAGGCGAGGGCGAAGAGTCTTTTACAGAACTGGTTGCATATTATGGGAAATTAAAGGAAAGCAAGCAGCTCAGAGATATTGAGGGTCTGATGTTCCGGGATGAGAATGGGGAAATAATTGAAACTGAGAACCGTCCGATCCTGGATCTGAGTACCGTACCCTTTGTATATGAACATATCGAAGATTTTCAGAACAGGATCATTTACTATGAGTCCAGCAGAGGATGTCCATTTTCCTGCAGTTACTGTCTTTCTTCCATAGATAAATGTCTCAGGTTCAGAAAGATAGAACTGGTAAAAAAAGAATTGCAGTTTTTTATCGATCATGAAGTGCCGCAGGTGAAATTTGTGGACAGGACATTTAACTGTAAGCATGACCATGCCATGGCGATCTGGAAGTATATAACGGAGCATGATAAAGGCATTACAAATTTTCATTTTGAGGTGGCAGCAGATCTTCTGAATGAGGAGGAAATCGAACTGATCCGCAGGATGCGTCCGGGACTGATCCAGCTGGAGATCGGAATCCAGTCTGCCAACCCGGAGACGATCCGGGAGATTCACAGAACAATGGATCTGAAAAAGGTACGTGCGAAAGTAGAGCGGATCAGAGAAAAAGGAAATGTGCATCAGCATCTGGATCTGATTGCAGGACTTCCTTATGAGAATTATGAGAGTTTCGGACATTCATTTAATGAGGTCTATGCAATGCATCCGGATCAGTTGCAGCTTGGATTCCTGAAAGTACTTCACGGTTCTTTTATGTATGATAATGCAGAAGCGTATGGACTGGTGTGGCAGGATCGTCCGCCTTATGAAGTACTGTTTACCGACTGGCTCCCGTATGGGGATGTGATCCGTCTGAAAAAAGTAGAAGAGATGGTGGAAGTACACTATAACAGCGGGCAGTTTGCGAATACGATGGAGCATCTTGTGAAGGAGTTCCCGTCTCCGTTTGATCTGTATGTGGAGCTGGGGGAATATTATGAAAAAAATGGACTGTTCGGGATCAACCATTCCCGGCTGGCACGGTATGAAAATCTGTGGCAGTTTATCAGGACGCAGATTCCGGATCGTGCAGACAGCTACAGAGAGTGGCTGACGCTGGATCTGTATTTGCGGGAAAATGTAAAAAATCGTCCGGCATTTGCAGGGGAGAACCAGGTCACGAAAGAAGAGATGACTGCATTTTACAGGGAAGAGACAGAAACCCACAGATACTTGAAAGAATATGACGGCTTTGATGCAAGGCAGCTCCGCAAGATGACGCATCTTGAAAAAATTGACGGAAAATATCTTCTCTTTGATTACAGGAATAGAAGCCGGCTGAGTCAGAATGCGGCAACTTATGAAGTATGCTTTTCTAATGAATAA
- a CDS encoding helix-turn-helix domain-containing protein produces MEDLTFGEQVKIILGRKGMTIKELAETIEKETGKKMSRQNLTQRLGRDNFQEQDMRMIAQILGCQFHLSIMVAEGESEETQGETVVRYEQKPKAHKKHISDEGVPEQLELDLFFDKDPDEAEPTESTEAEETTVAQEVASEPEESEEAVMVQEVASEPEESEEAVMAQEIAAEPVEEETADTEEAPVYEEETAYSPEEEAPVYSAAEESAYSTDAEQVSAYSTDAESDSDYETEQIYADRTPAIQVEPLHPETMGEDERDMTIGELYDIHKELSDLEENVRAGEPVEEIKKELEKPKKEKFRGLNFFSRKKKAVEEEPAPVEATQTYAEEEKEPYRAEENNAADEGYSSYEEQEEYGQPEYASEGYQEAAYENTGYEPEYEQGDAEYQQGEAEFQPVIPHADEEEDRELGDVNPYTGKEYQSNSVRMHPTRIGYVQVYDRTIHKWTDMTEWAFLGYQERKKVLLGKAYEPPIYLD; encoded by the coding sequence AACTGGCAGAGACGATCGAAAAAGAGACAGGAAAGAAGATGTCCCGTCAGAATCTGACGCAGCGGCTTGGAAGAGATAATTTCCAGGAGCAGGATATGAGAATGATCGCACAGATTCTGGGATGTCAGTTTCATTTAAGTATTATGGTAGCTGAAGGAGAGAGCGAAGAGACGCAGGGCGAAACTGTTGTAAGATATGAGCAGAAACCAAAGGCTCATAAGAAGCACATTTCCGATGAGGGAGTGCCGGAACAGTTAGAACTGGATCTGTTCTTTGATAAAGATCCGGATGAAGCAGAGCCGACAGAATCAACAGAGGCAGAAGAGACAACTGTGGCACAGGAAGTTGCGTCAGAGCCGGAAGAATCAGAAGAGGCAGTTATGGTTCAGGAAGTTGCGTCAGAGCCGGAAGAATCAGAAGAGGCAGTTATGGCTCAGGAGATTGCAGCAGAACCTGTAGAGGAAGAGACAGCAGATACAGAGGAAGCCCCGGTTTATGAGGAAGAGACGGCATATTCTCCAGAGGAAGAAGCTCCGGTATATTCAGCGGCAGAAGAGTCAGCTTATTCAACAGACGCAGAGCAGGTTTCAGCTTATTCAACAGATGCGGAGTCTGATTCAGACTATGAAACAGAACAGATTTATGCAGACAGAACACCTGCAATCCAGGTGGAGCCGCTGCATCCTGAAACAATGGGTGAGGATGAGCGTGATATGACAATCGGCGAGTTGTATGATATCCATAAGGAACTTTCAGATCTGGAAGAAAATGTAAGGGCAGGAGAGCCGGTCGAAGAAATCAAGAAAGAACTGGAGAAGCCTAAGAAAGAAAAATTCAGAGGATTGAATTTCTTTTCAAGAAAGAAAAAGGCAGTGGAAGAAGAGCCTGCACCGGTAGAAGCAACTCAGACTTATGCAGAAGAGGAAAAAGAACCGTATCGTGCAGAGGAAAATAATGCTGCAGATGAAGGATACAGTTCCTATGAAGAGCAGGAAGAATACGGACAGCCGGAATATGCATCTGAAGGATATCAGGAGGCAGCATATGAAAATACCGGATATGAGCCGGAATATGAACAGGGCGATGCCGAATATCAGCAGGGAGAGGCTGAGTTCCAGCCGGTGATCCCGCATGCTGATGAAGAGGAAGACCGTGAGCTTGGAGATGTGAATCCATATACCGGAAAAGAATATCAGTCCAACAGTGTGCGTATGCATCCGACAAGGATCGGATATGTTCAGGTTTACGACAGAACGATTCATAAATGGACAGATATGACGGAATGGGCATTCCTCGGATACCAGGAGCGGAAGAAAGTGCTGCTTGGAAAGGCATACGAGCCACCGATTTATTTAGACTAA
- a CDS encoding ThiF family adenylyltransferase, with protein sequence MLTQFSRTELLLGKEAMDRLANAKVAVFGIGGVGGYVCEALVRSGVGAFDLIDDDKVCLTNLNRQIIATRKTIGKYKTDVMKERILEINPKAEVTMHKCFFLPENAEEFPFEEYDYVVDAVDTVTAKIELVMKCKEKNVPIISSMGAGNKLDASAFRVADIYKTKVCPLAKVMRRELKKRGVKKLKVVYSEEQPTRPLEDMSISCRTNCICPPGAKHKCTERRDIPGSVAFVPSVAGLIIAGEVIKDLAQVSKK encoded by the coding sequence ATGTTGACGCAGTTTTCAAGAACAGAACTTCTTCTCGGAAAAGAAGCAATGGACAGACTGGCAAATGCAAAGGTTGCGGTTTTTGGAATAGGCGGAGTAGGCGGTTATGTCTGTGAAGCACTGGTGAGGAGCGGAGTCGGAGCATTTGATCTGATCGATGATGATAAGGTCTGCCTGACGAATCTGAACCGTCAGATCATAGCGACAAGAAAGACAATTGGAAAATACAAGACGGATGTGATGAAAGAACGAATCCTGGAGATTAATCCAAAGGCAGAAGTGACGATGCACAAGTGTTTCTTTTTGCCGGAAAATGCCGAGGAGTTTCCGTTTGAAGAATATGATTATGTGGTTGACGCAGTGGACACTGTGACGGCAAAGATCGAACTGGTCATGAAGTGCAAAGAGAAAAATGTTCCGATCATCAGCAGTATGGGAGCAGGAAATAAGCTGGATGCGAGTGCATTCCGTGTAGCAGATATTTACAAAACGAAAGTCTGCCCACTGGCGAAAGTGATGCGTCGGGAGCTGAAAAAGCGTGGCGTGAAGAAATTGAAAGTCGTTTACTCAGAGGAGCAGCCGACAAGACCGCTGGAGGATATGTCGATCAGTTGTCGGACAAACTGTATCTGCCCGCCGGGAGCGAAACATAAGTGTACAGAGCGAAGAGATATTCCAGGAAGTGTGGCATTTGTACCATCGGTTGCAGGGCTGATC
- a CDS encoding AIR synthase-related protein: MRLGKITQAAWNRSVRKPLKKKQCTVGKMAWEQKCAELEQQIQRTEQSQKTEQDQKTEQDQKIETGRMTVWSTASAGGKNANVGAYAVIKAAGELASQKVMAEGVSIHAILPEQMQEEDVKHLTDTVGELCKKMNLEICQIQVETSSFVTQMVVTATAVGEKKSTAIREQEMTVAGEELLLCGYAGLEGTLRILDESEEELGTRFVPVFLEKAKLLREKLVLPDQILSVKEQVSDIRQIGSGGILAALWELGEELQTGFDIDFSKIALKQETVEICEFYQLNPYLMTSAGSFLLVTGQSEEVIACLAEQGVSAVRLGCMKDQNARVIKNGEETRYLDRPAADELARWWKEHA, translated from the coding sequence ATGAGATTAGGAAAGATTACGCAGGCAGCATGGAATCGTTCCGTGAGAAAACCGCTGAAAAAAAAGCAGTGTACCGTTGGAAAAATGGCATGGGAACAGAAATGTGCAGAACTGGAACAGCAGATCCAGAGGACGGAGCAAAGTCAGAAGACAGAACAAGATCAGAAGACAGAACAAGATCAGAAGATCGAAACAGGACGGATGACTGTGTGGAGTACAGCATCTGCCGGTGGGAAAAATGCGAACGTCGGAGCATACGCAGTCATAAAAGCAGCAGGTGAGCTTGCTTCACAGAAAGTTATGGCAGAAGGCGTTTCCATTCATGCAATCCTGCCGGAGCAGATGCAGGAAGAAGATGTAAAGCATCTGACAGATACAGTAGGAGAGCTTTGCAAAAAAATGAATCTTGAAATCTGTCAGATACAGGTGGAAACGAGTTCTTTCGTGACGCAGATGGTAGTAACGGCAACTGCGGTCGGGGAAAAAAAATCGACTGCGATTAGAGAGCAGGAAATGACTGTGGCAGGAGAGGAGCTTCTTCTCTGTGGTTATGCCGGACTGGAAGGGACGCTGCGTATTTTAGATGAGTCAGAGGAGGAACTGGGGACAAGATTTGTTCCGGTTTTCCTGGAAAAGGCGAAACTTCTGCGGGAAAAGCTGGTTCTCCCGGATCAGATCCTCTCTGTAAAAGAACAGGTTTCCGACATCAGGCAGATCGGAAGTGGCGGAATCCTGGCAGCATTATGGGAGCTGGGCGAAGAATTGCAGACCGGATTTGATATTGATTTTTCAAAGATTGCACTGAAGCAGGAAACGGTAGAAATCTGCGAATTTTATCAGTTGAATCCCTATCTGATGACTTCAGCCGGAAGTTTTTTACTTGTAACAGGGCAGAGTGAAGAAGTGATCGCATGTCTTGCAGAGCAGGGTGTATCAGCAGTACGGCTGGGATGCATGAAAGATCAGAATGCAAGAGTGATAAAAAATGGAGAAGAAACCCGGTATCTAGACAGACCGGCAGCAGATGAACTGGCAAGGTGGTGGAAAGAACATGCTTAA
- a CDS encoding DUF2798 domain-containing protein: MPKNKFQDVIFTIIMVFVMVYVMICYNIALNIGGMKNEVFLSAFHELLIMGPLAFILDFFLVGPFAKKKAFSIVNPERDNPFMIVLAISVVSIIGMCPLMSLAATLLFKNAGSQFIAVWLETTALNFPMAFFWQLCFAGPFVRKVFGLLFREK, encoded by the coding sequence ATGCCCAAAAATAAGTTTCAAGATGTAATTTTTACGATTATCATGGTATTTGTCATGGTTTATGTGATGATCTGCTACAATATCGCACTGAACATCGGCGGTATGAAGAACGAAGTATTTTTAAGTGCTTTCCACGAACTTCTCATCATGGGACCACTTGCATTTATCCTTGATTTCTTTCTTGTAGGACCATTTGCCAAAAAGAAAGCTTTTTCGATCGTAAATCCAGAAAGAGACAACCCGTTTATGATCGTGCTTGCAATTTCTGTCGTATCGATCATCGGTATGTGTCCGCTGATGAGTCTGGCTGCGACCCTGCTTTTCAAAAATGCAGGAAGTCAGTTTATTGCCGTATGGCTTGAGACGACCGCATTGAATTTCCCAATGGCATTCTTCTGGCAGCTTTGCTTTGCCGGTCCATTTGTCAGAAAGGTATTCGGACTCTTATTCAGAGAGAAGTGA
- the tadA gene encoding tRNA adenosine(34) deaminase TadA, with product MRDEKYMKEALKQAKKAYALEETPIGCVIVHEGKIIARGYNRRNTDKSPLAHAEISAIKKASKKLGDWRLEECTLYVTLEPCQMCAGAIIQSRIPRVVVGCMNPKAGCAGSVLNLLDVQAFNHQAEVKTKVLEEECSLMMKQFFRELRAKQKMKKKSLLSE from the coding sequence ATGCGGGATGAAAAATATATGAAAGAAGCGTTGAAGCAGGCCAAAAAAGCATATGCCTTAGAAGAAACCCCCATCGGATGCGTGATCGTCCATGAGGGAAAAATCATTGCCCGTGGATACAACCGCCGCAATACAGATAAAAGTCCGCTTGCTCATGCAGAAATTTCCGCAATAAAAAAAGCCAGCAAAAAGCTGGGTGACTGGCGGCTGGAAGAATGTACTCTTTATGTGACACTGGAGCCATGTCAGATGTGTGCCGGTGCGATCATCCAGTCCCGGATTCCAAGAGTGGTGGTGGGCTGCATGAATCCAAAGGCAGGCTGTGCCGGATCGGTGCTGAATCTTTTGGATGTGCAGGCATTCAATCACCAGGCTGAAGTAAAGACCAAAGTCTTAGAAGAAGAATGCAGCCTGATGATGAAGCAATTTTTCAGAGAGCTTCGTGCGAAGCAGAAAATGAAAAAGAAATCACTTCTCTCTGAATAA
- a CDS encoding deoxyguanosinetriphosphate triphosphohydrolase — protein MEWSTLLSPRRERESSEKYRSSDLRSEFEKDYHRIIGSASFRRLQDKTQVFPLDKSDFIRTRLTHSLEVSSLGKSLGQNIGESILKYKKDSGFTPQMKEDISHILQCAGLIHDIGNPPFGHFGESAIREWFIRNLPELKFEGERVEDLLTEQMKQDFYHFEGNAQALRLVSKLHYLVDEHGMNLTYALLNTMIKYPVPSTGIDKESGNIKDKKMGYYLADEELFHRITKATGAGNNRHPLTYILEAADDIAYKTADIEDAFVKGFISYHQLESELAVLEKETEDSPFKPATKLRKLYQRGVEKQVSSPEAYAVKNWIISVQGFVLNCVTYGFTSNYEAIMAGTFGQDLFYGTFAEKLMNLLGDLAYRKVFSSRQIYKMELAEYTILDFLMNRLVSSVLYYNTDSEQDSLDSRMVSFISDNYKTAYRLQSQGKSRTEKLYLRLLLVTDYVCGMTDSYAKRLYQEMNGII, from the coding sequence ATGGAATGGAGTACATTATTATCACCGCGAAGAGAGCGGGAAAGCAGTGAAAAATACAGGTCCAGTGATCTGCGGAGTGAATTTGAAAAAGATTACCACCGGATCATAGGAAGTGCGTCTTTTCGCAGACTTCAGGATAAGACGCAGGTATTTCCACTGGATAAAAGTGATTTTATAAGGACAAGACTGACACATTCGCTGGAAGTATCTTCTCTTGGAAAGTCATTGGGACAGAATATTGGAGAGAGTATTTTAAAATATAAAAAAGACAGTGGATTTACCCCGCAGATGAAGGAAGATATCTCACATATCCTTCAGTGTGCGGGACTGATCCATGATATAGGGAATCCACCGTTCGGCCATTTTGGAGAATCTGCCATCCGGGAGTGGTTTATACGAAATCTGCCGGAACTGAAATTTGAAGGTGAAAGAGTAGAAGATCTTCTGACAGAACAGATGAAGCAGGATTTCTATCATTTTGAAGGAAATGCACAGGCACTGAGGCTTGTATCAAAGCTGCACTATCTGGTTGACGAACATGGAATGAATCTGACCTATGCGTTACTGAATACCATGATCAAATATCCTGTTCCATCCACCGGGATCGATAAAGAGAGTGGAAATATCAAGGACAAAAAGATGGGATATTATCTTGCAGATGAAGAATTGTTCCACAGGATCACGAAAGCGACAGGAGCGGGAAATAACCGTCATCCGCTGACATATATTTTGGAGGCGGCAGACGATATCGCTTATAAGACGGCAGATATTGAGGATGCTTTTGTGAAAGGATTTATTTCGTATCATCAGCTTGAGAGTGAGCTTGCAGTGCTGGAAAAGGAAACGGAAGATTCTCCGTTCAAACCGGCGACAAAACTCCGGAAGTTATATCAGAGGGGTGTGGAGAAGCAGGTCAGCAGTCCTGAAGCATATGCAGTGAAGAACTGGATCATCAGTGTGCAGGGATTTGTACTAAATTGTGTGACCTATGGATTTACTTCTAATTATGAAGCTATTATGGCCGGAACATTCGGACAGGATCTTTTTTATGGGACATTTGCAGAAAAGCTGATGAATCTGCTCGGAGATCTTGCTTACCGGAAAGTTTTTTCATCCAGACAGATTTATAAAATGGAGCTTGCAGAATATACGATCCTGGATTTCCTGATGAACCGTCTTGTAAGTTCTGTGTTGTATTACAATACGGACAGCGAACAGGATTCACTGGACAGCCGTATGGTATCCTTTATTTCTGATAATTATAAGACCGCCTACAGGCTGCAGTCACAGGGAAAAAGCAGGACAGAGAAATTATATCTCCGCCTGCTTCTGGTGACAGATTATGTCTGCGGAATGACAGACAGCTATGCAAAGCGTCTGTATCAGGAAATGAACGGGATTATTTAG
- a CDS encoding DUF6128 domain-containing protein — protein MNQGIYYLYEYETGQRKRNLGFLQISHQYRSCMMTLHLKSLPLSPGTALELHGFYNKDKDLIHAPCAILNYSGGSIATRLSISESLFPCGKSFSELEGFLLLPEGKAEPLFWAASVNALPVGFSLISAEELSRPPEEVSPVESPPSPEEVSPVEPSPSPEEVSPVESSPSPEEVSVHAAEIKPEGNKTVETTVSETAETSSETVTSAPTTESVKSDIDSAESAGTQPVTSTKTVRSVDPGDSVHLATTATAGTKNAAPVSDSDDTKHTTSSVTARKITRAELSTLPRKFWSLANNSFLLHGYYNYNHLLLVEEDGHIWLGVPGIYDAREARAADLFGFPQFTSSYVSVLELGDDERNNDALFGHWCRYLATK, from the coding sequence ATGAACCAGGGTATTTATTATCTCTATGAATATGAAACCGGGCAGCGAAAAAGGAATCTTGGATTTTTACAGATTTCCCATCAGTACCGCTCCTGTATGATGACACTTCATCTGAAAAGTCTGCCACTCTCTCCCGGAACGGCACTGGAACTCCATGGATTTTATAACAAAGATAAGGATCTCATCCATGCTCCCTGTGCAATCCTGAACTATTCCGGTGGAAGTATTGCGACCCGGTTATCTATATCTGAGTCATTATTTCCCTGCGGGAAATCTTTTTCCGAACTTGAAGGCTTTCTTCTTTTGCCGGAAGGGAAAGCAGAACCACTCTTCTGGGCTGCCTCAGTTAATGCACTTCCTGTTGGTTTTTCACTGATTTCTGCCGAAGAACTGTCCCGGCCACCTGAAGAAGTTTCTCCTGTGGAATCGCCTCCGTCACCTGAAGAAGTTTCTCCTGTGGAACCGTCTCCGTCACCTGAAGAAGTTTCTCCTGTGGAATCGTCTCCGTCACCTGAAGAAGTCTCCGTTCATGCCGCAGAAATCAAACCGGAGGGAAACAAGACAGTCGAAACTACTGTATCTGAAACTGCGGAGACCAGTTCTGAAACTGTCACTTCCGCTCCTACGACTGAGTCCGTGAAATCTGACATTGATTCTGCGGAGTCTGCCGGGACTCAGCCTGTTACTTCCACAAAGACAGTCAGATCTGTTGATCCCGGTGATTCTGTCCATCTTGCTACTACAGCTACAGCCGGAACCAAGAATGCCGCCCCAGTTTCTGATTCCGATGACACGAAACATACCACATCCTCTGTTACAGCACGCAAGATCACGCGGGCAGAGTTATCCACACTCCCGAGGAAATTCTGGTCACTTGCCAACAATAGTTTTCTTTTACATGGTTATTATAATTATAACCACCTCCTTCTGGTCGAAGAAGATGGTCATATATGGCTTGGCGTTCCCGGCATTTATGATGCCCGTGAGGCTCGTGCTGCGGATCTGTTCGGTTTTCCTCAATTTACCAGTTCTTATGTATCCGTTCTTGAACTGGGAGATGATGAGCGGAACAACGATGCACTTTTCGGACACTGGTGCCGGTATCTCGCCACTAAATAA
- a CDS encoding tRNA (cytidine(34)-2'-O)-methyltransferase, with the protein MLNIVLFEPEIPANTGNIGRTCVATGTRLHLIEPLGFRINEKSLKRAGMDYWKDLDVTTYINYQDFLDKNPGAKIYMATTKAHKVYTEVDYEQDCYIMFGKESAGIPEEILVDHEEDCMRIPMIGDIRSLNLGNSVAIVLYEALRQNGFEGMNLNGHLHELSWKSETGE; encoded by the coding sequence ATGCTTAATATCGTACTTTTTGAGCCGGAGATCCCGGCAAATACAGGAAATATCGGAAGAACGTGTGTGGCGACAGGTACAAGACTGCATCTGATCGAGCCGCTTGGATTCCGAATTAATGAAAAATCCCTGAAGCGTGCGGGGATGGATTACTGGAAAGATTTAGATGTAACAACTTATATTAATTATCAGGATTTCCTGGATAAAAATCCGGGAGCAAAGATCTATATGGCAACGACAAAGGCACATAAGGTCTATACAGAAGTGGATTACGAACAGGATTGTTATATTATGTTCGGAAAGGAAAGTGCGGGAATCCCGGAAGAGATTCTTGTAGATCATGAAGAAGACTGTATGAGGATTCCCATGATCGGGGATATCCGTTCACTGAATCTTGGAAATTCAGTGGCGATCGTATTATATGAGGCATTAAGACAGAACGGATTTGAGGGAATGAATCTGAACGGGCATCTCCATGAACTGAGTTGGAAATCAGAGACCGGTGAATAA